Within Primulina tabacum isolate GXHZ01 chromosome 5, ASM2559414v2, whole genome shotgun sequence, the genomic segment CCTTACTTTTAAGTTGGCCCAAATCTGTGGAATCCTTGCACAGAAAAATATTGCATGTTGAGAAGCCTGTGAAATTTGACTCACACAAATTAAACTTTCAATGCTCAAACTTCGTAAATATTACTGTTGCAGACTATCAAGAGCAAAGAGCATAAATAGTAGACATTGCTGACTCACATATAGAGCCTCAAAAAGTATGGGATCAATTTGACCAGCTAAGATAGTTGGTGCAATAGCACAATATCTGCAGTTAAGTGGTTAAGGAAATGGATTTTACATTATCCGATCATACAAAAAAGATCATTAAAAAGGAAATGGAAATTCTACAATATATAAAATGACATTCAAAGGATACAGTAATGCCCTGATCCATGTCATGGTTCCTATAGGTTGAGAAAAATAGTATATGATTGCTACCAGAATTATGCCTGCAAAGACCAGAAAAGAGAGCAATGGAGATATGAAATTTGTCAAATGTTTTTTTAAGCACCTAACAGGTTATGTTTTATCAAGCTTGATTTCAAGAATTATTCAACGTATATCAAGACCAAAAAGGCTTTGAATTAACATTGTTATTGCAAGGACCATGCATATTCAGATATAGTTGACTAGCATCTGAAAATAAAAGGATTAGTGGGCCTAATGTTCCACGTTAACTCACATACATACAAAATGCACATTAGTTTTGAGGGGAAGGGGAGATATATTTGGAAAGAAGAAAAGATAGAAGCAGCGGCCActtttggaaaaactttcagcataaaaatcaaagaaaaaaatCCAGGGAGGAGCAAGGAAGAGCGCACGGGAAACAAAGAAGGATCAACAAAACAAAGATATTTCAAGAGTTTATCCTAACATTAAACTGTCTCTTAATTGTGTTTGGATTGCTGACGTTGATGTGTTGCTAAACATTGTTAGACTTTATTTATTCGTCCCAGCTATGAACTTAGTTTAGTTTATCAAAATTATGGGACCCTTTTTTAACctatgattaaattattatcTGGTTAATTTCCTAAATTTTCCGAGTGCATGTTTTATTGTTCTAACACTTTCAAAGATTGAGCCTTTGAATGATTATAATACTATCGAATATTACATGTTTAGACTGAGATCGAAAGATGAAGTAAAAAACACGTGTGATAgctataaattatttaatagaaGACTAGCCATTTTCAAAGATGTTAAATGCAATATTAATTTgttaaacaatttaaaaagaTTAAATTGTTGCAAACTAATATTGGGGAATGATATAGCTCGAAAAggtatattaaataatttagaaaATCCCATCACCTCATAAAATATATGGAAATTCGACCAAAATTAACCGGAATCTTGATAAAAATTCATCCTTGAATTTTTCCTGTCATCTTAATTTTATAGTGTGGAAATTcagttaatttaattttattttagtcaTAGGTTAATAtagtttaaataattttaatcagTACTGCTAGTTAGTCTCGTAAAACAAGAACTCTCTCTTCAcctttatattaaaatttgacatTATACGcttgtgatttgaatattgcATTTGTATTTAATTGGTGCATCTATATCTATATCGGTATGGACTATGGGGTTTAAAAGAAGTACGATCAGAGTGCTTAGAAAATATACACTTGATAATAACCTTTTTGAAATCGAGCTTGAGGCTAGTTTCTCAAGCATATTGTAACAGAATTAAAATCCTAATATAAGTGTACGTATTGTGTTCTCAATACTAGCAGTCGAAGCACACGCGctagtatttatatatatataataaaatacttttatcataattttaaaatcatatataatgattaatttaaaaacataagTAGCAATTCGAATTTTGATTGAAAAGTAAGAGAAGTGAGCGCAGCAATGGCCCACGATTCATGAGTGAATTACATTAAAGTAATATTTAATACGTGGTATGGGGTGGTATGAGATGATTAAAGGATCTCAATGTGTAATAAGGagtgattaaaaaattaaaagatatagGTAATTTATGTATgtgattaattatattatatatgccTATTGGTGTATATGTTTAATGTGAGAGCTAGTAATTCTTTATAAATTTCGATCAAGCTTATAATATAAGAGTAAAAGCTTTTTGCTAAgcattaaaacaaaaaacaaataatTCTATATCACGTGATATCAGAAATGGTGGAAAACTTGAAAGCTGGAACCTTATTAAACATACCTTGGAGCAAAAGGAATGCCAGCTCCCCATATGCTGAAAAGGGGAGCCCTTTGTGAAGACAATACGCTAAAGCAATGGTATAACCAACTACTTCAAGTTCAAAAGACAAAATACTTAGGCCCCGCACACTactatttttcaagattttcagTATCTGAAAAAGAGCAgcaacaattggtatcaaacAGCTAAATCACGAGTTTCAAGATAAAATGATTAAACTGACTTGACAATTAAACATGTACACATTTAAAGCTCTTTTCACTGTGTTTCAGGCACGAAAAGGGGGGGAAATAAAATGCTAAACATTTTAGGCAGCCGACACAATCCACAAATACTAAACACTTCTTCTTCTTGATTGTTCCTAGGTAGTCTACAATGCTTTGGTTTTAACCTTAACCCACAACAAGTGGCACCAATCTTAAAGTTTGCATGTGGAATAAGCACATTACGCAAATCACAATCAGGTATGCTGAAGTCTACAACTTGTTCCTATTCAATATTTCCCAGTTCATCACTGctatatataaagattcaaaagtCAGATTAGATTTCCATGTCTCTTAATTTTACATCAGCTTCCATAACTATGCAAAGATTTATAATAGTTGAAGCATGATCACAAATTCACGCCCCATAATTGTTCCACaggtcaaaatattttatacaaatCTATGGAAGCAAGTTAACTGATCCGACTTGGATATCATGAATAAACTGTTAATGATAAACTTGAGAACATCAATTTACTCGAGTGATATCATACAATTATGTTGAATCACACGACGTATTCAGCTTAAAGAAGTGAAAGTGTGAAAAGTTTATCCTATGAATGAATTGAAGAgtggaataatttaaaattgagaTTCAGCTGATCCATTTCCCAGCATATTCAAGGTTTCTAACAGATCCTTCATAATCCATATCAATGCAGACTAGACCAGAGagttttttcaagattttaatGGAGAACCAAAAAACATTTAAAGAGACTATTATCACAATATCACCCACATATAAATTCGCGCATTTTGTTTTCCCCGAGTAATTTTTGTCTTTCAGGGTAAACAACTACAATGAAAGATTCTAATTTGATACTCATTTCtataagcataaatattttGACGAATTACGGTATCCCAATTTCAATTTGGCAATTCTGTTCGATTCATTACGGATTTTGAATTACTCCAATATGAGGTGAATTTAAAATACATCCCTGTGATTGacaaaattacaataaatgatTGGTGAAGGTTTAGAAAGTCACATGACCCAAAAAGTATCCAAACAATTATGATAGATCTAAAACATGATAATGAAATTCTCTAATCTAATTACACCCAGAGTTTGATAATGTCTCAATTAAGAGAACTATACATCTCAAAGCAACACAAATCATCCAAACTAAACTTGATAACCATGTGGAAAAGAAAACAATGATCTCAAGTCCCAATCCACACAGAACACAAGATTTTCATGTCCTGAGATTGTATAGAAAATATACAAGTTAATAGGATCCGTCAAATGAAACCTAATGCAAAATCAAGCAGACAAAGCACATTTCAAGATATTTGAagcaaattaaaaaaaatctaaattcaAATCGCAAATAACTCCAATTCCTAAATGATATACCTAACTCACACATTGGGTACTACAGCAAATTCCAATTAGATTTCGCAAGACAAAGCAAAAGGGCAAATTCATCCATTCTATTTTAAGCACAAGTCCTATAAAAATTCGAATGACCGTATCTTCAGCAAAAAACCTTCCCCACCCTCCCGTGTCCCCACATCCAAGATACTAAAATCTGGGGAGTTCATAATAAGGCGCCAAAAATCATAACTCTCGTCATTTTTTTGCCCAAAAACCAAAATAATGAAGTGCAGCAAACATGAATCTACAACTATAATCGCGCCAAGTCCAATCAATACAAAAATCAATGCACGAGAAACAACCCTAACTACACTAATAGATTCGTTTTATCGATGCAAATGTAAGTAAATAAACTGAGTAATCACCTGGGGTAATTTGACAGTGGTAGACGCAGCGACGATGCAGTAACCCAATAGCTTTGATATTAGCGGAAGCAAGCAATCCTTTTCAGGGAACTCGCCATTGCTTAGCGATCCCAAGGCGCAGCCAAAGTCCATCCCAAGAAGTTTCATCTCCACCATTTTTCTTCGGGATCCCGGTTGCAGACTGGACCTGCGGGTGGAGCTGTGGTGGCCGGTTTCGGTCCTTGTGAGGTGGCTTCGCGCGGAAGTCGATAGTTATTTTACACTCCCtccttttttattattatctttattttatttattatcacGAAAACTCCTGAAGCGTCAATTTTGGAAGGAAATCTCCGATCGACCCAATCTAATTTCActgtaaaaataatattattttagtcaaattataaaaatatattatatttatatatatacatcctcTTTCGAAAGCTCATCACATAATAACTTTAAAATTATGTATGTTTGACTTGAAGCAATTCAGATATGGGTGATCTCATGAGAAATTTCATAGAGATGCGTATGAATGAAGACATAAGTACGGTGGAAAGACTCGTTTTAATATAGTGAGAGAGACGTTAcaataaaaatcacaaaaataatttaagtaATGAAGTAGTTAGTTCGAGTTTATGGCATTGATCATATGAAGGATTAAAATTGTTCGATTAGTTAAATTTTATATCTTTGAAATAAAGAGGTAATGTTTCCTTGtaaataaataacaattttATGACATAAAAAATTTGGAATATAGCACATGTACTTGGAAgaggaaaataaataaataaatcgaTGTTAGTATTTATTCAAAGTTCAACAACTTTGATACTTTGTAAAAACCTTAAGAAGAAACCGATTGAGGTTGATTCCAATAAGAATAAGAATAGGTATCTTgtcagacggtctcacgaatttttatctgtgagacgagtcaactctaccgatattcataataaaatgtaatactcttagcataaaaaataatattttttcatagatgatccaaataaaaaatccgtctcacaaaatagaATCCGTAAAATCGTCTCACGTAAGTTTTTGTCTTCCAATAATGTTGTACTTGGATTTGATTTTAAAgtgaatttatgaatttgatttgaaagaagatttagaataattaatttttaaaaaacaattatattgaaaatatttgaaattcatcaaaatATCATTGAAAACCAAAAATTTACTTATTAAATAGGCTCGACGATCGTGAACCATATCCAAGCGATTCGATGCCTTCAAAATTCAAAACCAGAAACAAAATCCCAACTTCTCACCTCTCTTTTACGATTTTACTCGTGCATGATACCAACAACTTGGAACACCAAAGCAAATGGTCAATTAACAGAAATTACAAATACACCAAGAATCCAAAATCACGCAACATCCACAAGCGACTAGTATCGACAAGGAAACCTGACAAAACACACTCAAAACACAATAACATACAAATTAAAAGTTTCCTATTATTCATTTCCCGAAGATGGATTTAAGCCACCATATCCCTTTGGTGTCTTTCGGGCCTTCACTCTCAGGTGGAGTTTCAGAATGTGTTGTTTTGTGCAGTTTGGAAACATCATATCCCTCTTCTTTGGCCTTCTCCACCAGTTGGTTATATGTCTCTTCGTCAAGAGAAGATTGCCTACAAAGAATCTGCCACCACCCAACAAGTAAAACAAGATTGTTGATTTAACAAGAAACTCATACTCGTAGCAAAGCCACAGGTTGCAAACATATATCGTATTGAATCTTAACCCCTTCACATAAAAGAGTCCAAGACCGATCATTGTAGCAGAAGTTTGAAACCAAAAAATGTGTACGAGCAATCTAAAAACTATATACTGTTTTTTTTCTCAAGATGAGAAGCGAGCATTGATTGATCTTGGGTTTGCGTTTGGTGTTGAAATAAGAGCGAAACAAAAGGAATTCCACAAGAACTGGAAGTCCATTCGAAACACATCAGCATCTCTTTAAAAAAGCATGCTTTAAATAGGTATTTAAATACAGATTGTTCCGTAAAAATGCCTAAAAgaacacttgattcaaaagaacAAAAACTCATCAAACGTGAGAATTGCTTCTTAAAAGCCACGATGGATCCAAACTACCCTTGATAAAGACATAAAAATACCATGAATccacaagtcaaatcaaacaaCACAAAAACCACGTATAGAAAAAGCAAGATTTCCAGAAACATACCCAAAGATACTTCCTGCTGCGCTGCCCAACCAAAGCATACTGATAATCCTCATCAATGTACAAAACCCAATAATCCCCAGTAACAGGAATTATAGGCAAGAAAGGGGGCACGTAGAACTTAACTTTGAGCTTCGCCTCATCGCTCTTCGGATCAACTTTCCATGCCGTCCCTTCAATATAACCCCTTTTCCCACCCGTCCATGTCTCGTTCAAAACATGCACAGTCTCATCTGGATTCAAAGTGTAGGTAGCCCTCGTGTCCACGCCGTTTTTGGGCTGAAAAGCCGAGCGAAATGAAGCTATTTCGTACCATCTTCCCATGTATCTCTCTACGTTCAAACCCTTCACCACCTCCATTTCTTTGTTTCCCATTAAATTAAGCGAGAATGCCTTGCTTGTGTCGTGGATTTGGGAGGTATTCTTGATAAGGTTGTGTTGGATTGCGGGTTAAGCGAAAACGAGCGTATATAGGATGGTTTTGGAAACGTGGAGACAGCACAACCTTAGACGTGTAATGTGAAAGACTCTGGAAATGGTCAGGATGGGGACGTCGCTTAAATAATCCATTTGGCTTTGGGGAGTAATAGATGAAAAAAAGGATTTCGTGATTCCAACACATGATCCTTAATCATAACACCTAAATCATCTTGAACTAAAGAAGGTTCACATACTTGGATATCGGTCTAAGCACTCGATTTCAATTCGTTTTTGATCTACAAAAATAACACAAGGGATAACTCACGGATTTTGATCCAATATTGTGATTGAAAACACAGCACATGATGTTGTGCGCTTTTTATACGTGATGATCAGTTGATCATCTTATGGACATCACATAAATTTGAAACATTGTCAAACGTAACGAGATGATCAGCTGATCATCTCATGTAAAAATAACACAGCACATGTTTGACCACAACAGAGGATCCAAATCCGCACATGACCAAACTCTCCAATTACGGGTAAAATGTAATAGCTAGAGTAGGAGATGTGAATTTATTGTGCTAAAAATGGGTTTCCTTAAAATTAAATCCTATAAAATAAACTAACTAGCATAGACCCAAAATCAAATAAACTCTGGTTTCTATCAACTTTATCATTAGACTTTATTAACTTGAGCAATTTatatcaatttatttttaaatatacatCATTAGAAATTCTATTCCCATCGTGTCTTATGTTTAGTTAAATATAAAACATTTGTCCTAGCTCAACCCTTTTCAAATAAAACAATGTCATACAAGCGattaagatttaatttaatgataacattaaaaactaacaaaaatatgaaattgaACAACACAAACATAAGCAGTTGCATTTTATTTCAGGCAACTGTTTTCCCAAACAATTGATAAttcaaaagcaaaaaaaaaaaaaaatattaatctcAGTTGTTTTACAAATTAGAGGGGTTAAACAATTACAATTTTGATAcataattcaacaataaatcaCACAAATCAAAATTAGTTGATCAGTCTTGCAATCAAACGAATAATCAATAATCACGAAAAAACAGTTGCTACGTTGTTTTGAGAAATTATCACATATGATTAAAAACAACATGGAAATTAAAACGTTGAGAGTGAGGAATAATTAATTGAGGTAAGCCAACAAGTGATTCTCAAATAATcatagttgaataatttattttctatttaatctatgtaataatttttcatgatattTATAATATTCATATATTAATGATCAAAATGACCGACGTTCAAAACGATTagaaagaaaattcaatttGATACAATATATGTAAGTGTTTCATGTCCTTCGAGGATATTTCATATTATAGTGTAGGTGGCTAGCACTTACATGACAAAAGTTTAAACCAGACAACTGAAAAAAGAAATATATGGGAAATATAGAAATCATGTTAATAACGTTGAAATAGTCAGAAACAGTCGAATGACAAAGATGccatgaaaattttatgggcCTCTTCATTCTGCAGgaaatttaatcaaatttgCTCTGGGATTGGCAGACAAAACCTGCTATCTAAAATTCCATACTTCTTAACAGCATTTCCCAAGACTCAATAAGTTCATTAATCGTATGTTTCAATCAAACTCGGGGAACATAAATTGTAAAAAGGAGGCaacaaattcatgaattaaaaTTATCTCAATGGCACACCAAACAAATGAAGTTAGCAGTATCCATCACAGCAAACAGCATAGTGCTAAAAAAAAAGTCTAAAAATCAAACATTTCTTTGCTAAAGCAATCACTGAATCAAGATATACAATACAGCATCGTGCACTTTCTCATCAGTTCCGACCGAGTGGCAATGATCTGCAGCTATAAttctccttgaaatttgacttcTTAGATGAACTGAAGATCGATTCATACACCGCCTTGGTTGCATTTGTCGGTATCTTATCC encodes:
- the LOC142546189 gene encoding mannose-P-dolichol utilization defect 1 protein homolog 2-like — protein: MVEMKLLGMDFGCALGSLSNGEFPEKDCLLPLISKLLGYCIVAASTTVKLPQILKILKNSSVRGLSILSFELEVVGYTIALAYCLHKGLPFSAYGELAFLLLQGIILVAIIYYFSQPIGTMTWIRALLYCAIAPTILAGQIDPILFEALYASQHAIFFCARIPQIWANLKNKSTGELSFLTSLMNFAGSMVRVFTSIQEKAPTSVVLGSIIGIMTNGTILSQIILYQKPPAKKQKKAD
- the LOC142546190 gene encoding temperature-induced lipocalin-1-like, producing MGNKEMEVVKGLNVERYMGRWYEIASFRSAFQPKNGVDTRATYTLNPDETVHVLNETWTGGKRGYIEGTAWKVDPKSDEAKLKVKFYVPPFLPIIPVTGDYWVLYIDEDYQYALVGQRSRKYLWILCRQSSLDEETYNQLVEKAKEEGYDVSKLHKTTHSETPPESEGPKDTKGIWWLKSIFGK